A region of Haliotis asinina isolate JCU_RB_2024 chromosome 7, JCU_Hal_asi_v2, whole genome shotgun sequence DNA encodes the following proteins:
- the LOC137290516 gene encoding polypyrimidine tract-binding protein 1-like isoform X13 — protein MSHSPMVTNGTGMSPQHAHNSDISNDAKKVKLDQTNNTNAPSRVIHIRSLPNDVAETDIVQLGLPFGEMSKVLLLKQKNQAFLEFNDEGSAANMVSYYQTTPSQVRLKPCYVQFSNHKELSIKTDASHAYQNATAQAALQAAQAVIHARGGGGNSGAFLESNECNQTVLRVIVDNILYPITLDVLHSLFSRFGKVLKIITFTKNNTYQALIQFSDPISAKAAKDSLDGQNVYNGCDTLKIDYSRLMNLNVKYNNDKSRDYTRPELPTGEVTLESTMQQSMLGTPGVMASPFAAAMPGLGGAPLTAYGAPSAAAAAAAHGFGGLQGVNPFSSAMPAMAGFGPIPGAYGAARLGIPIQAQAGSPVLLVSNLDEQTVTPDALFTLFGVYGDVHRVKILFNKKDNALIQMAEPSQAQLAITFLDKVKVWGKTIRVAQSKHSVVQMPKEGQPDAGLTKDYVNSPLHRFKRPGSKNCQNIFPPSAVLHLSNIPKDTEEGEITSKFAEHGAVKAFKFFPKDRKMALIQMGSVDEAVMALIAMHNYQMGENSHLRVSFSKSTI, from the exons ATGTCGCACAGCCCGATGGTGACGAACGGCACAGGGATGAGCCCTCAACATGCTCACAATTCTGACATCAGTAATGATGCCAAGAAG GTGAAGCTGGACCAGACCAACAACACAAATGCCCCTTCCAGGGTCATCCACATCCGCAGTCTGCCCAATGATGTTGCAGAAACCGACATCGTACAGCTCGGATTACCGTTTGGAGAGATGAGCAAAGTCCTACTGCTCAAACAGAAAAATCAG GCTTTCTTGGAATTCAATGATGAGGGGTCTGCAGCCAACATGGTGTCCTACTACCAGACCACACCTTCCCAAGTCCGCTTGAAACCATGCTATGTCCAGTTCTCCAACCACAAAGAACTCAGTATCAAGACAGATGCTTCACATGCATACCAG AATGCTACAGCACAAGCGGCTTTGCAGGCAGCTCAAGCTGTGATTCACGCCCGCGGCGGTGGCGGCAACAGTGGTGCCTTCCTCGAATCAAACGAGTGTAATCAGACGGTGCTACGCGTGATTGTTGACAACATCTTGTACCCCATCACACTTGACGTGCTCCACTCT ttattctcTAGATTTGGAAAAGTTCTCAAGATCATCACTTTCACCAAGAACA ACACCTACCAGGCCTTAATTCAGTTTTCAGACCCCATCTCGGCTAAAGCAGCTAAAGAT TCACTTGATGGTCAGAATGTCTACAATGGCTGTGACACACTGAAGATCGACTACTCTCGTTTGATGAATCTCAATGTGAAGTACAACAATGACAAGAGCCGAGACTACACGCGGCCTGAGTTGCCCACAGGAGAAGTGACGCTAGAAAGCACCATGCAGCAGAGCATGCTGG GTACTCCGGGGGTGATGGCCTCTCCGTTCGCCGCTGCCATGCCGGGCTTGGGAGGTGCCCCCTTAACTGCCTATGGTGCCCCTTCGGCAGCCGCAGCCGCTGCAG CACATGGGTTTGGTGGTCTGCAAG GTGTCAACCCTTTCTCTTCGGCAATGCCTGCAATGGCTGGATTTGGTCCAATTCCGGGAGCGTATGGTGCTGCCCGTTTAGGCATCCCCATCCAAGCTCAAGCTGGCAGTCCTGTACTCCTCGTCTCCAACCTAGATGAACAG ACGGTCACGCCCGATGCTCTCTTTACCCTTTTTG GAGTGTATGGGGACGTACATCGGGTGAAGATCCTCTTTAATAAGAAGGATAATGCACTCATTCAGATGGCAGAACCAAGCCAAGCACAGTTAG CTATCACGTTCCTGGACAAGGTGAAAGTGTGGGGGAAGACCATCAGGGTGGCTCAATCCAAGCACTCCGTTGTACAGATGCCCAAGGAGGGACAGCCT GATGCTGGTCTGACAAAGGATTACGTCAACTCCCCACTCCACAGGTTCAAGAGACCAGGATCCAAGAACTGTCAGAACATATTCCCGCCATCAGCAGTGCTACATTTATCCAACATTCC AAAAGACACAGAGGAAGGGGAAATCACTTCAAAGTTTGCTGAACATGGAGCTGTCAAAGCATTCAAGTTTTTCCC gAAAGACAGAAAGATGGCCTTAATCCAGATGGGCTCTGTGGACGAGGCAGTCATGGCTTTAATA GCTATGCACAACTACCAGATGGGAGAAAACAGCCACCTGAGAGTGTCCTTCTCAAAATCCACAATTTAG
- the LOC137290516 gene encoding polypyrimidine tract-binding protein 1-like isoform X12 has translation MSHSPMVTNGTGMSPQHAHNSDISNDAKKVKLDQTNNTNAPSRVIHIRSLPNDVAETDIVQLGLPFGEMSKVLLLKQKNQAFLEFNDEGSAANMVSYYQTTPSQVRLKPCYVQFSNHKELSIKTDASHAYQNATAQAALQAAQAVIHARGGGGNSGAFLESNECNQTVLRVIVDNILYPITLDVLHSLFSRFGKVLKIITFTKNNTYQALIQFSDPISAKAAKDSLDGQNVYNGCDTLKIDYSRLMNLNVKYNNDKSRDYTRPELPTGEVTLESTMQQSMLDYFAPACTPGVMASPFAAAMPGLGGAPLTAYGAPSAAAAAAAHGFGGLQGVNPFSSAMPAMAGFGPIPGAYGAARLGIPIQAQAGSPVLLVSNLDEQTVTPDALFTLFGVYGDVHRVKILFNKKDNALIQMAEPSQAQLAITFLDKVKVWGKTIRVAQSKHSVVQMPKEGQPDAGLTKDYVNSPLHRFKRPGSKNCQNIFPPSAVLHLSNIPKDTEEGEITSKFAEHGAVKAFKFFPKDRKMALIQMGSVDEAVMALIAMHNYQMGENSHLRVSFSKSTI, from the exons ATGTCGCACAGCCCGATGGTGACGAACGGCACAGGGATGAGCCCTCAACATGCTCACAATTCTGACATCAGTAATGATGCCAAGAAG GTGAAGCTGGACCAGACCAACAACACAAATGCCCCTTCCAGGGTCATCCACATCCGCAGTCTGCCCAATGATGTTGCAGAAACCGACATCGTACAGCTCGGATTACCGTTTGGAGAGATGAGCAAAGTCCTACTGCTCAAACAGAAAAATCAG GCTTTCTTGGAATTCAATGATGAGGGGTCTGCAGCCAACATGGTGTCCTACTACCAGACCACACCTTCCCAAGTCCGCTTGAAACCATGCTATGTCCAGTTCTCCAACCACAAAGAACTCAGTATCAAGACAGATGCTTCACATGCATACCAG AATGCTACAGCACAAGCGGCTTTGCAGGCAGCTCAAGCTGTGATTCACGCCCGCGGCGGTGGCGGCAACAGTGGTGCCTTCCTCGAATCAAACGAGTGTAATCAGACGGTGCTACGCGTGATTGTTGACAACATCTTGTACCCCATCACACTTGACGTGCTCCACTCT ttattctcTAGATTTGGAAAAGTTCTCAAGATCATCACTTTCACCAAGAACA ACACCTACCAGGCCTTAATTCAGTTTTCAGACCCCATCTCGGCTAAAGCAGCTAAAGAT TCACTTGATGGTCAGAATGTCTACAATGGCTGTGACACACTGAAGATCGACTACTCTCGTTTGATGAATCTCAATGTGAAGTACAACAATGACAAGAGCCGAGACTACACGCGGCCTGAGTTGCCCACAGGAGAAGTGACGCTAGAAAGCACCATGCAGCAGAGCATGCTGG ATTACTTTGCTCCTGCCT GTACTCCGGGGGTGATGGCCTCTCCGTTCGCCGCTGCCATGCCGGGCTTGGGAGGTGCCCCCTTAACTGCCTATGGTGCCCCTTCGGCAGCCGCAGCCGCTGCAG CACATGGGTTTGGTGGTCTGCAAG GTGTCAACCCTTTCTCTTCGGCAATGCCTGCAATGGCTGGATTTGGTCCAATTCCGGGAGCGTATGGTGCTGCCCGTTTAGGCATCCCCATCCAAGCTCAAGCTGGCAGTCCTGTACTCCTCGTCTCCAACCTAGATGAACAG ACGGTCACGCCCGATGCTCTCTTTACCCTTTTTG GAGTGTATGGGGACGTACATCGGGTGAAGATCCTCTTTAATAAGAAGGATAATGCACTCATTCAGATGGCAGAACCAAGCCAAGCACAGTTAG CTATCACGTTCCTGGACAAGGTGAAAGTGTGGGGGAAGACCATCAGGGTGGCTCAATCCAAGCACTCCGTTGTACAGATGCCCAAGGAGGGACAGCCT GATGCTGGTCTGACAAAGGATTACGTCAACTCCCCACTCCACAGGTTCAAGAGACCAGGATCCAAGAACTGTCAGAACATATTCCCGCCATCAGCAGTGCTACATTTATCCAACATTCC AAAAGACACAGAGGAAGGGGAAATCACTTCAAAGTTTGCTGAACATGGAGCTGTCAAAGCATTCAAGTTTTTCCC gAAAGACAGAAAGATGGCCTTAATCCAGATGGGCTCTGTGGACGAGGCAGTCATGGCTTTAATA GCTATGCACAACTACCAGATGGGAGAAAACAGCCACCTGAGAGTGTCCTTCTCAAAATCCACAATTTAG
- the LOC137290516 gene encoding polypyrimidine tract-binding protein 1-like isoform X14 — protein sequence MSHSPMVTNGTGMSPQHAHNSDISNDAKKVKLDQTNNTNAPSRVIHIRSLPNDVAETDIVQLGLPFGEMSKVLLLKQKNQAFLEFNDEGSAANMVSYYQTTPSQVRLKPCYVQFSNHKELSIKTDASHAYQNATAQAALQAAQAVIHARGGGGNSGAFLESNECNQTVLRVIVDNILYPITLDVLHSLFSRFGKVLKIITFTKNNTYQALIQFSDPISAKAAKDSLDGQNVYNGCDTLKIDYSRLMNLNVKYNNDKSRDYTRPELPTGEVTLESTMQQSMLGTPGVMASPFAAAMPGLGGAPLTAYGAPSAAAAAAGVNPFSSAMPAMAGFGPIPGAYGAARLGIPIQAQAGSPVLLVSNLDEQTVTPDALFTLFGVYGDVHRVKILFNKKDNALIQMAEPSQAQLAITFLDKVKVWGKTIRVAQSKHSVVQMPKEGQPDAGLTKDYVNSPLHRFKRPGSKNCQNIFPPSAVLHLSNIPKDTEEGEITSKFAEHGAVKAFKFFPKDRKMALIQMGSVDEAVMALIAMHNYQMGENSHLRVSFSKSTI from the exons ATGTCGCACAGCCCGATGGTGACGAACGGCACAGGGATGAGCCCTCAACATGCTCACAATTCTGACATCAGTAATGATGCCAAGAAG GTGAAGCTGGACCAGACCAACAACACAAATGCCCCTTCCAGGGTCATCCACATCCGCAGTCTGCCCAATGATGTTGCAGAAACCGACATCGTACAGCTCGGATTACCGTTTGGAGAGATGAGCAAAGTCCTACTGCTCAAACAGAAAAATCAG GCTTTCTTGGAATTCAATGATGAGGGGTCTGCAGCCAACATGGTGTCCTACTACCAGACCACACCTTCCCAAGTCCGCTTGAAACCATGCTATGTCCAGTTCTCCAACCACAAAGAACTCAGTATCAAGACAGATGCTTCACATGCATACCAG AATGCTACAGCACAAGCGGCTTTGCAGGCAGCTCAAGCTGTGATTCACGCCCGCGGCGGTGGCGGCAACAGTGGTGCCTTCCTCGAATCAAACGAGTGTAATCAGACGGTGCTACGCGTGATTGTTGACAACATCTTGTACCCCATCACACTTGACGTGCTCCACTCT ttattctcTAGATTTGGAAAAGTTCTCAAGATCATCACTTTCACCAAGAACA ACACCTACCAGGCCTTAATTCAGTTTTCAGACCCCATCTCGGCTAAAGCAGCTAAAGAT TCACTTGATGGTCAGAATGTCTACAATGGCTGTGACACACTGAAGATCGACTACTCTCGTTTGATGAATCTCAATGTGAAGTACAACAATGACAAGAGCCGAGACTACACGCGGCCTGAGTTGCCCACAGGAGAAGTGACGCTAGAAAGCACCATGCAGCAGAGCATGCTGG GTACTCCGGGGGTGATGGCCTCTCCGTTCGCCGCTGCCATGCCGGGCTTGGGAGGTGCCCCCTTAACTGCCTATGGTGCCCCTTCGGCAGCCGCAGCCGCTGCAG GTGTCAACCCTTTCTCTTCGGCAATGCCTGCAATGGCTGGATTTGGTCCAATTCCGGGAGCGTATGGTGCTGCCCGTTTAGGCATCCCCATCCAAGCTCAAGCTGGCAGTCCTGTACTCCTCGTCTCCAACCTAGATGAACAG ACGGTCACGCCCGATGCTCTCTTTACCCTTTTTG GAGTGTATGGGGACGTACATCGGGTGAAGATCCTCTTTAATAAGAAGGATAATGCACTCATTCAGATGGCAGAACCAAGCCAAGCACAGTTAG CTATCACGTTCCTGGACAAGGTGAAAGTGTGGGGGAAGACCATCAGGGTGGCTCAATCCAAGCACTCCGTTGTACAGATGCCCAAGGAGGGACAGCCT GATGCTGGTCTGACAAAGGATTACGTCAACTCCCCACTCCACAGGTTCAAGAGACCAGGATCCAAGAACTGTCAGAACATATTCCCGCCATCAGCAGTGCTACATTTATCCAACATTCC AAAAGACACAGAGGAAGGGGAAATCACTTCAAAGTTTGCTGAACATGGAGCTGTCAAAGCATTCAAGTTTTTCCC gAAAGACAGAAAGATGGCCTTAATCCAGATGGGCTCTGTGGACGAGGCAGTCATGGCTTTAATA GCTATGCACAACTACCAGATGGGAGAAAACAGCCACCTGAGAGTGTCCTTCTCAAAATCCACAATTTAG
- the LOC137290516 gene encoding polypyrimidine tract-binding protein 1-like isoform X16, whose translation MDGDYLASGTKRGSEELMSHSPMVTNGTGMSPQHAHNSDISNDAKKVKLDQTNNTNAPSRVIHIRSLPNDVAETDIVQLGLPFGEMSKVLLLKQKNQAFLEFNDEGSAANMVSYYQTTPSQVRLKPCYVQFSNHKELSIKTDASHAYQNATAQAALQAAQAVIHARGGGGNSGAFLESNECNQTVLRVIVDNILYPITLDVLHSLFSRFGKVLKIITFTKNNTYQALIQFSDPISAKAAKDSLDGQNVYNGCDTLKIDYSRLMNLNVKYNNDKSRDYTRPELPTGEVTLESTMQQSMLGVNPFSSAMPAMAGFGPIPGAYGAARLGIPIQAQAGSPVLLVSNLDEQTVTPDALFTLFGVYGDVHRVKILFNKKDNALIQMAEPSQAQLAITFLDKVKVWGKTIRVAQSKHSVVQMPKEGQPDAGLTKDYVNSPLHRFKRPGSKNCQNIFPPSAVLHLSNIPKDTEEGEITSKFAEHGAVKAFKFFPKDRKMALIQMGSVDEAVMALIAMHNYQMGENSHLRVSFSKSTI comes from the exons AGAGGATCAGAAGAACTGATGTCGCACAGCCCGATGGTGACGAACGGCACAGGGATGAGCCCTCAACATGCTCACAATTCTGACATCAGTAATGATGCCAAGAAG GTGAAGCTGGACCAGACCAACAACACAAATGCCCCTTCCAGGGTCATCCACATCCGCAGTCTGCCCAATGATGTTGCAGAAACCGACATCGTACAGCTCGGATTACCGTTTGGAGAGATGAGCAAAGTCCTACTGCTCAAACAGAAAAATCAG GCTTTCTTGGAATTCAATGATGAGGGGTCTGCAGCCAACATGGTGTCCTACTACCAGACCACACCTTCCCAAGTCCGCTTGAAACCATGCTATGTCCAGTTCTCCAACCACAAAGAACTCAGTATCAAGACAGATGCTTCACATGCATACCAG AATGCTACAGCACAAGCGGCTTTGCAGGCAGCTCAAGCTGTGATTCACGCCCGCGGCGGTGGCGGCAACAGTGGTGCCTTCCTCGAATCAAACGAGTGTAATCAGACGGTGCTACGCGTGATTGTTGACAACATCTTGTACCCCATCACACTTGACGTGCTCCACTCT ttattctcTAGATTTGGAAAAGTTCTCAAGATCATCACTTTCACCAAGAACA ACACCTACCAGGCCTTAATTCAGTTTTCAGACCCCATCTCGGCTAAAGCAGCTAAAGAT TCACTTGATGGTCAGAATGTCTACAATGGCTGTGACACACTGAAGATCGACTACTCTCGTTTGATGAATCTCAATGTGAAGTACAACAATGACAAGAGCCGAGACTACACGCGGCCTGAGTTGCCCACAGGAGAAGTGACGCTAGAAAGCACCATGCAGCAGAGCATGCTGG GTGTCAACCCTTTCTCTTCGGCAATGCCTGCAATGGCTGGATTTGGTCCAATTCCGGGAGCGTATGGTGCTGCCCGTTTAGGCATCCCCATCCAAGCTCAAGCTGGCAGTCCTGTACTCCTCGTCTCCAACCTAGATGAACAG ACGGTCACGCCCGATGCTCTCTTTACCCTTTTTG GAGTGTATGGGGACGTACATCGGGTGAAGATCCTCTTTAATAAGAAGGATAATGCACTCATTCAGATGGCAGAACCAAGCCAAGCACAGTTAG CTATCACGTTCCTGGACAAGGTGAAAGTGTGGGGGAAGACCATCAGGGTGGCTCAATCCAAGCACTCCGTTGTACAGATGCCCAAGGAGGGACAGCCT GATGCTGGTCTGACAAAGGATTACGTCAACTCCCCACTCCACAGGTTCAAGAGACCAGGATCCAAGAACTGTCAGAACATATTCCCGCCATCAGCAGTGCTACATTTATCCAACATTCC AAAAGACACAGAGGAAGGGGAAATCACTTCAAAGTTTGCTGAACATGGAGCTGTCAAAGCATTCAAGTTTTTCCC gAAAGACAGAAAGATGGCCTTAATCCAGATGGGCTCTGTGGACGAGGCAGTCATGGCTTTAATA GCTATGCACAACTACCAGATGGGAGAAAACAGCCACCTGAGAGTGTCCTTCTCAAAATCCACAATTTAG
- the LOC137290516 gene encoding polypyrimidine tract-binding protein 1-like isoform X17 — protein MSHSPMVTNGTGMSPQHAHNSDISNDAKKVKLDQTNNTNAPSRVIHIRSLPNDVAETDIVQLGLPFGEMSKVLLLKQKNQAFLEFNDEGSAANMVSYYQTTPSQVRLKPCYVQFSNHKELSIKTDASHAYQNATAQAALQAAQAVIHARGGGGNSGAFLESNECNQTVLRVIVDNILYPITLDVLHSLFSRFGKVLKIITFTKNNTYQALIQFSDPISAKAAKDSLDGQNVYNGCDTLKIDYSRLMNLNVKYNNDKSRDYTRPELPTGEVTLESTMQQSMLAHGFGGLQGVNPFSSAMPAMAGFGPIPGAYGAARLGIPIQAQAGSPVLLVSNLDEQTVTPDALFTLFGVYGDVHRVKILFNKKDNALIQMAEPSQAQLAITFLDKVKVWGKTIRVAQSKHSVVQMPKEGQPDAGLTKDYVNSPLHRFKRPGSKNCQNIFPPSAVLHLSNIPKDTEEGEITSKFAEHGAVKAFKFFPKDRKMALIQMGSVDEAVMALIAMHNYQMGENSHLRVSFSKSTI, from the exons ATGTCGCACAGCCCGATGGTGACGAACGGCACAGGGATGAGCCCTCAACATGCTCACAATTCTGACATCAGTAATGATGCCAAGAAG GTGAAGCTGGACCAGACCAACAACACAAATGCCCCTTCCAGGGTCATCCACATCCGCAGTCTGCCCAATGATGTTGCAGAAACCGACATCGTACAGCTCGGATTACCGTTTGGAGAGATGAGCAAAGTCCTACTGCTCAAACAGAAAAATCAG GCTTTCTTGGAATTCAATGATGAGGGGTCTGCAGCCAACATGGTGTCCTACTACCAGACCACACCTTCCCAAGTCCGCTTGAAACCATGCTATGTCCAGTTCTCCAACCACAAAGAACTCAGTATCAAGACAGATGCTTCACATGCATACCAG AATGCTACAGCACAAGCGGCTTTGCAGGCAGCTCAAGCTGTGATTCACGCCCGCGGCGGTGGCGGCAACAGTGGTGCCTTCCTCGAATCAAACGAGTGTAATCAGACGGTGCTACGCGTGATTGTTGACAACATCTTGTACCCCATCACACTTGACGTGCTCCACTCT ttattctcTAGATTTGGAAAAGTTCTCAAGATCATCACTTTCACCAAGAACA ACACCTACCAGGCCTTAATTCAGTTTTCAGACCCCATCTCGGCTAAAGCAGCTAAAGAT TCACTTGATGGTCAGAATGTCTACAATGGCTGTGACACACTGAAGATCGACTACTCTCGTTTGATGAATCTCAATGTGAAGTACAACAATGACAAGAGCCGAGACTACACGCGGCCTGAGTTGCCCACAGGAGAAGTGACGCTAGAAAGCACCATGCAGCAGAGCATGCTGG CACATGGGTTTGGTGGTCTGCAAG GTGTCAACCCTTTCTCTTCGGCAATGCCTGCAATGGCTGGATTTGGTCCAATTCCGGGAGCGTATGGTGCTGCCCGTTTAGGCATCCCCATCCAAGCTCAAGCTGGCAGTCCTGTACTCCTCGTCTCCAACCTAGATGAACAG ACGGTCACGCCCGATGCTCTCTTTACCCTTTTTG GAGTGTATGGGGACGTACATCGGGTGAAGATCCTCTTTAATAAGAAGGATAATGCACTCATTCAGATGGCAGAACCAAGCCAAGCACAGTTAG CTATCACGTTCCTGGACAAGGTGAAAGTGTGGGGGAAGACCATCAGGGTGGCTCAATCCAAGCACTCCGTTGTACAGATGCCCAAGGAGGGACAGCCT GATGCTGGTCTGACAAAGGATTACGTCAACTCCCCACTCCACAGGTTCAAGAGACCAGGATCCAAGAACTGTCAGAACATATTCCCGCCATCAGCAGTGCTACATTTATCCAACATTCC AAAAGACACAGAGGAAGGGGAAATCACTTCAAAGTTTGCTGAACATGGAGCTGTCAAAGCATTCAAGTTTTTCCC gAAAGACAGAAAGATGGCCTTAATCCAGATGGGCTCTGTGGACGAGGCAGTCATGGCTTTAATA GCTATGCACAACTACCAGATGGGAGAAAACAGCCACCTGAGAGTGTCCTTCTCAAAATCCACAATTTAG